One Argentina anserina chromosome 6, drPotAnse1.1, whole genome shotgun sequence genomic window, AGCAGAGATCATACCAGTTAAAATGCACCGTAAATTTCTCACAACTATTGACTTTAGTTCTTTTAGGCGGTAACATGCACTATTATGATAATCTGATGTCAAGCTCtgttgaaaaacaaaaatgtatCAGATCTCATCATAAAAAAGCATTGAAAACGTAACAAGTCAATTTCCAAGAAAGCTGTACTAGAATGATTATTCTGATGTCAAGCTTTGTTGATACAAGAGTGCGATCattattaaaaacaaaaatgcacCGGATCTTAACAGAACAGTAATCCGATCGAGTCGATTTCCATGAAAGGAGCACTAGAATGAGTTCATCTTGGAGAGTCCCTTGTAAAGTTGTAAGACAAAGCAAAAGGAACTTAAATTATGAACATGACAAACTACTGCTTCAACTGCTCTACATGAACTTGGCCTCTAATCCTTGTCATTACCTCAATGTTCAGAGAACATTACAGGAACGGAATCATCTGATTTTCAAACCAAATGGTAAACTCATCAGAGCTTCATGTTTTTCCTTCAGTCGAATTCCGAGTTTCCAAGTAACAAATCAATAACCAGTATAACTTACACAGAAAAAACCATCTTGTTCATCTCTTAATCTTACAAGATACAACAGCAACACAGATATGCCCGCCTTTACTGGTTAGTCCCACCCCCACCAGTTTTCTGCATCAGAAAACTTTGGAAATACGCTCTCATTATACATACATAGACAGAGAGACTTAACTTATGAAGCTTCTGCAACAAGGACTAAAGGAGAGTATAGCAAAATAcctaaaacccaaaaccctaaagccctcttcctctctccaTTTGCCACACACATAAACACAAACACCATTGGCCTAAACTAGAGGTTGTTGCATCGTCACAACCAAAGGACTAGTCACAGTGTGTTTCCCATCAGACCACATTATAGACCCACTCTCCATGCTACTACTTCCGGCTGAAAGCTTCACTTCCCTAGCTTGAACCCTCACAAGGAAGTTCAATTTCTGCCCCACCCTCCTAAAAGCAAGCTTCTCTGGCTGCACCGTCACGGACATTCCCCTCGGCGGCctaatcgtcacctgataaaCCGATTTTGGATCCCCAACATTTGTCACCGTCCGAATAAAATGCGTAGACATCTTTCGCTTTCCATATTGCTGGAACACCACAGACAATGATGGGTAATTCAGATTCCCGGAATGGCCAGCCCTCTTTGCCCCATTACAATTTGCTACTTTCCTAGTGACCACCTGAATGTTCTTGGTCGTGTAATTGGAATTACACAAGAAATCGACATAATCGGATGAACTTATGTCGTAAACCAATCCCGGGTCCATTGCCTTTTGCGGATGGACATGACCAGCCCCAAAGTCCATAACAGTCGAAGTATTCCCACTAGACTCGTCCAGCATTGTCTCGCCTCTATTGTCGAGGGTATAGGCTGTGGTCATCAGAGCCGATCTAATAGCGGCCGGACTCCATTCCGGGTGGGCTGCCTTCAACAATGCCCCCAAACCAGAGACGTGTGGGCAAGCCATTGATGTACCCGAAAGTATGTTGAACTCCGTAGTCCTCTTGTCGGAAGGAATACCTGAAGGCCCTACTTTATCCGGCCAAGCTGCAAGTATGTTCAATCCAGGTGCTATCACATCCGGCTTTAGTATTTCCGGAGCTTCCGGGTTTGGCCCTCTGGCCGAAAATGAGGCAACAACCGGTGCCGGTTTGACACGAATTCGAGTACCCTTGAACAAAATGGTGGCTGTTGGTGGTGATTTGGACTTGGCTGCAGCTGTTATGTACTTCCTTAATTCATCGCCGGTGGAGGCAGCTACTGCGGTGGCGGGTAAGATATGGCAGTCGGCTACTAGTCCTTCGCCATCGAATACACCATTTGCAAGAATCATACCAACTCCTCCGGCTTTCTTGACCACCTCACCTTTTGCAGCTCTTGAATTGATTCCTCTGTCGCAAACAACTATCTTGTTCTTTACTAGGCTTTTGTCAAGAGAACCTTCCAGGCATAGAGAAGACGAGTACCCATCACCGCCTTCGCTGCCAGCGTAAACCAACGGGAACATCCGACCCGGAGGAAGACCCGGCCCGCCATAAACACTCATGCCAGGAATGATTCTGCCGTCCCCGAGCTTAACATCCGCCGGGAAGTCACGGTCGATTGTTCCGGCACCTACGGTGGTGACCCATGGAGCAACATTGGTCACGGTAAGCCCACCGGGGCCGCCATTTCCGGCGGAGGCCGACACGAACACTCCGGCGTCCGAAGCTCCAAAGGCTCCAATGGCAATGGCATCGAGGTAGTAGGGCACAACAACCCCACCGACGCTGAGGGAGACGACGTCGCATCCGTCAGCGACGGCGGCGTCGAAGGCAGCGAGAATGTCGGAGTCGTAACAGCCGGCGTTCCAGCAGACCTTGTAGGCTGCTAGCCTGGCCTTGGGGGCCATGCCGGCCGCGACGCCTTTAGCATACCCGAGAGTGGACGCCGGAAATACGTAACGACCGGCGGCGATGGAGGCAGTGTGTGTGCCGTGGCCGTCGGTGTCTCTGGGAGATCGGAACTCCGTAGTCTGGTTCATCTTCCCATTGGTGGACTCGTACCCGCCGCAGAAGTACCTCGCGCCGATGAGCTTCCGGTTACACGAACTCGCCGGAAAGTTCTCACCAGCAACGCACTGTCCCTTCCATTTGGACGGAACCGGACCCAGGTCGTGGTCATTGAAGCTCTGTCTCTCAGGCCAAACTCCGGTATCAATAACTCCGATCACAAGGTCGGAACCGAAGTCAGATTCTTTAAGCAGCCCGGCAGTGTCGGTGGACCGCAGGCCGAGGAACTCCGGGGAGCGAGTGGTGTGTAGGCGGCGCACCTGTTCGGGAATGAGAGCCAAAACATGAGGTAAAGACTGGAGCTTTTGGGCTTGAGAAGGAGAGAGCTTTGCAGAGAAGCCATGGAAGACTGTGTTGTAAGTATGTATCAACGGCGCGGGCTCGTCAGAGGTGAGTGAGGACAGTGAAGACTCGTACCAGTGTTTATGGGTTGGGAAAACAGAGGGCTTGGAATCAGGTTGCACGTGCA contains:
- the LOC126800513 gene encoding subtilisin-like protease SBT1.5, which translates into the protein MSLSISIPIFFFFFYFFLASASSDSKTFIVHVQPDSKPSVFPTHKHWYESSLSSLTSDEPAPLIHTYNTVFHGFSAKLSPSQAQKLQSLPHVLALIPEQVRRLHTTRSPEFLGLRSTDTAGLLKESDFGSDLVIGVIDTGVWPERQSFNDHDLGPVPSKWKGQCVAGENFPASSCNRKLIGARYFCGGYESTNGKMNQTTEFRSPRDTDGHGTHTASIAAGRYVFPASTLGYAKGVAAGMAPKARLAAYKVCWNAGCYDSDILAAFDAAVADGCDVVSLSVGGVVVPYYLDAIAIGAFGASDAGVFVSASAGNGGPGGLTVTNVAPWVTTVGAGTIDRDFPADVKLGDGRIIPGMSVYGGPGLPPGRMFPLVYAGSEGGDGYSSSLCLEGSLDKSLVKNKIVVCDRGINSRAAKGEVVKKAGGVGMILANGVFDGEGLVADCHILPATAVAASTGDELRKYITAAAKSKSPPTATILFKGTRIRVKPAPVVASFSARGPNPEAPEILKPDVIAPGLNILAAWPDKVGPSGIPSDKRTTEFNILSGTSMACPHVSGLGALLKAAHPEWSPAAIRSALMTTAYTLDNRGETMLDESSGNTSTVMDFGAGHVHPQKAMDPGLVYDISSSDYVDFLCNSNYTTKNIQVVTRKVANCNGAKRAGHSGNLNYPSLSVVFQQYGKRKMSTHFIRTVTNVGDPKSVYQVTIRPPRGMSVTVQPEKLAFRRVGQKLNFLVRVQAREVKLSAGSSSMESGSIMWSDGKHTVTSPLVVTMQQPLV